In the Alkaliphilus oremlandii OhILAs genome, one interval contains:
- the rplI gene encoding 50S ribosomal protein L9, protein MKVILLQDVKGLGKKGEVVNASDGYARNFLFPKKLAAEATQGNVKTLNEQKTSQELKKQQEVEEAKELAKKIENSPIEIIAKAGDGGRLFGSVTSKDLAETLEKQHHIKIDKRKITLPEPIRELGVRHVEIKLHVGVVGKLTVNIKEA, encoded by the coding sequence ATGAAAGTAATTTTATTACAAGATGTCAAAGGTTTAGGTAAAAAAGGTGAAGTGGTCAATGCAAGTGACGGGTATGCAAGAAACTTTCTATTTCCTAAAAAGTTAGCAGCTGAGGCAACTCAAGGAAATGTAAAAACTCTGAACGAGCAAAAAACTTCTCAGGAGCTGAAAAAGCAACAGGAAGTAGAAGAGGCAAAGGAGCTTGCAAAGAAAATAGAAAATTCACCGATCGAAATTATAGCAAAGGCTGGCGATGGTGGTAGACTATTTGGTTCTGTAACCTCTAAGGATTTAGCAGAAACATTGGAAAAACAACATCATATTAAAATAGATAAAAGAAAAATAACGCTTCCAGAGCCAATTCGAGAGCTTGGCGTAAGACATGTAGAAATTAAGCTACACGTAGGTGTTGTTGGAAAGTTAACCGTCAATATTAAAGAGGCATAG
- a CDS encoding MazG-like family protein: MFDFQKNNIDISRNIKMVEFLKCELLNSISVVFEALYKGAKDSQEMILEGLANIILVTYSLGRRLGVDYDAIDQKVQDKARVHILEEHHLEKWYGDLSSLHQHLKDNRK, translated from the coding sequence ATGTTTGATTTTCAAAAAAACAATATTGATATAAGTCGTAATATCAAGATGGTAGAATTTCTTAAATGTGAACTTTTAAATAGTATTTCTGTAGTTTTCGAAGCTTTATATAAGGGCGCTAAAGATAGTCAGGAAATGATTCTGGAAGGATTGGCTAATATTATTTTAGTAACCTACTCATTGGGCAGAAGGCTAGGAGTCGACTACGATGCAATCGATCAAAAGGTTCAAGACAAAGCGAGGGTACATATTTTAGAGGAGCATCATCTTGAAAAATGGTACGGTGATCTTTCAAGCTTGCACCAGCATTTGAAGGACAATAGAAAGTAA
- a CDS encoding DHH family phosphoesterase translates to MKAIRNSKFIKMLVPDTRIYLIMLFIFILIISYYNKAIGIIGIFLLAYLIYYNLKISNIRREEWTKYIEGLSSDIDSATKYAVLNLPIPLTIVEFDGTITWYNRKFLEVLDTKDLLEKDIQDIIPNFDLRNLLQTENELSEVMNINNKYFKVVYNIVKLPKGHTSNYIIMLYWIDVTKFEELAKKYYREQMVVGLIQVDNYDEVMQSTEEMRRPLVGAEIEHRLNLWAGKINGFIRKYSKDKFMVIFQHEYLEKLEQKKFEIIDEIREINQGNTMPITLSIGIGVYGENALQTWNFANGAKDLALGRGGDQVAVKKGDKISFYGGKAKAVEKRTKVKARVVSHALRELIDQSTNVIVMGHKISDLDAFGSALGIYRAAKNRGKDAYIVLNGSNPSIEGLLDRIYEIEEYNSVIISCDEAKVKTLRTSLLVVVDTHRPNFTECPELLKISDKIVLIDHHRKGTDFIENAVLNYHETYASSTSELVTELLSYMEEKISMPPIEADALLAGIAVDTKNFTFKTGVRTFEAASILRRAGADTTSVKQLFEDEFNTIITRADVIRRAEIIYQTIAISTVEDISRASQLIAAQAADELLDARGITASFVLGRKDDTMVFISGRSMGDINVQVILEKLGGGGHMTIAGAQIEGISMEEAKEALEAAIEEYFEEGEEE, encoded by the coding sequence ATGAAGGCTATTAGGAACAGTAAATTCATTAAGATGCTAGTTCCAGACACACGAATTTATCTGATTATGCTATTTATATTCATACTGATCATCTCCTACTACAACAAAGCAATCGGTATAATTGGTATATTCTTATTAGCATATTTAATTTACTATAATTTAAAGATTAGCAATATACGCCGTGAGGAATGGACGAAATATATTGAAGGCTTGTCTTCGGATATCGACTCTGCTACAAAGTATGCGGTGCTAAATCTACCAATTCCTTTAACCATCGTAGAATTTGACGGTACAATCACTTGGTATAACCGAAAATTTTTAGAAGTGCTGGATACGAAGGACTTGTTAGAAAAAGATATACAGGATATTATTCCAAATTTTGATCTTAGAAACCTGCTCCAAACAGAAAATGAGTTAAGTGAAGTAATGAATATCAACAATAAATATTTTAAGGTTGTTTATAATATTGTAAAGCTTCCAAAGGGCCATACCTCCAATTATATCATCATGCTATACTGGATTGATGTTACGAAATTTGAGGAGCTGGCCAAGAAATACTATAGGGAGCAAATGGTGGTTGGTCTAATCCAGGTAGACAACTACGATGAAGTAATGCAAAGTACGGAAGAGATGCGGCGTCCCCTAGTTGGTGCAGAAATAGAGCATCGGCTGAATCTGTGGGCAGGAAAAATCAATGGGTTCATACGAAAATATTCCAAGGATAAGTTCATGGTTATTTTCCAGCATGAATACCTAGAGAAATTAGAGCAGAAGAAGTTTGAAATAATTGATGAAATACGAGAGATCAATCAAGGGAACACCATGCCCATCACACTGAGCATTGGAATTGGAGTCTATGGAGAGAATGCACTTCAAACATGGAATTTTGCAAATGGTGCCAAGGATTTAGCCCTAGGTAGGGGCGGGGATCAGGTTGCTGTAAAAAAAGGAGATAAAATTAGCTTCTATGGTGGTAAAGCTAAGGCAGTAGAAAAAAGAACCAAGGTAAAGGCAAGGGTTGTATCCCATGCCCTACGTGAGCTCATCGATCAATCTACCAATGTCATCGTCATGGGGCACAAGATTTCAGACCTAGATGCCTTTGGATCTGCCCTTGGTATTTATCGTGCAGCTAAAAATAGAGGGAAGGATGCTTACATTGTTTTAAATGGATCGAACCCGTCCATAGAAGGTCTATTAGACCGCATCTATGAAATAGAAGAATATAACAGTGTGATTATATCCTGTGATGAGGCTAAGGTAAAAACCTTGAGAACTTCATTGCTGGTAGTAGTGGATACCCATCGACCAAACTTTACGGAATGTCCAGAGCTTTTAAAGATATCCGATAAAATTGTTTTGATCGATCACCATAGAAAAGGTACAGACTTTATAGAGAACGCAGTTTTAAATTATCACGAAACCTATGCTTCTTCTACTTCCGAGCTGGTAACGGAACTGCTCAGCTATATGGAGGAAAAGATAAGCATGCCCCCAATAGAGGCCGATGCGTTATTGGCAGGGATCGCTGTAGATACGAAGAACTTCACATTTAAAACAGGTGTAAGAACCTTTGAAGCTGCATCCATATTAAGGCGTGCAGGAGCTGATACGACTTCTGTAAAGCAGCTTTTTGAAGATGAATTCAATACCATCATTACAAGGGCAGATGTTATCAGAAGAGCAGAAATTATATATCAAACCATCGCCATTTCTACGGTAGAAGATATCTCTAGAGCTTCTCAGCTGATTGCAGCCCAGGCAGCCGATGAGCTTCTAGATGCAAGAGGGATTACAGCCTCCTTTGTTTTAGGTAGAAAAGATGATACAATGGTCTTTATAAGCGGACGCTCAATGGGAGATATCAATGTTCAAGTAATCTTAGAGAAGCTTGGCGGTGGTGGTCATATGACCATTGCAGGTGCTCAAATCGAAGGGATCTCCATGGAGGAAGCGAAAGAAGCATTAGAAGCAGCAATAGAAGAATACTTTGAGGAAGGTGAAGAAGAATGA
- a CDS encoding ATP-binding protein, with protein MIEQFVQEILREYEIKRNAARASREKRIQEVYHRIPRIQEIDGELNKTGISISRALIKGVDDPEKTVASFKEYLDQLKRERAILLTENNIPMQYLDENFSCNECRDTGFTQGGQKCKCFKQQLITKAYDMSNLSNVLKKENFKTFNLSLFSDEPFDGQSLSPKQNMLDILNVSEGFVFNFEENNEENLLFYGETGLGKTFLTNCIAKALLDRGKIVIYQTSFKLLEILEDLRFNNDTKDRTKYNLLFEADLLIIDDLGTEMTNTFTNSEIFNIINSRLLSNKKTIVSTNLSPKEMMDRYDDRIFSRLFSKFTVLHFYGKDLRWETR; from the coding sequence TTGATTGAACAATTTGTGCAAGAGATTTTAAGAGAATACGAAATAAAACGAAATGCTGCAAGAGCTTCTAGGGAAAAACGGATCCAAGAAGTCTATCATAGGATTCCAAGAATACAGGAAATCGATGGAGAGTTAAATAAGACAGGTATTTCCATTTCAAGAGCCTTAATTAAAGGCGTAGACGACCCAGAAAAAACCGTAGCCTCTTTTAAAGAGTATTTGGACCAGCTAAAAAGAGAACGAGCCATCCTATTGACGGAGAATAATATTCCTATGCAATACTTAGACGAGAACTTTAGCTGTAATGAATGTAGGGATACTGGTTTTACCCAAGGAGGACAAAAGTGCAAATGCTTTAAGCAGCAACTGATAACGAAAGCCTACGATATGTCCAATTTGTCCAATGTACTGAAAAAGGAAAATTTTAAAACCTTCAATTTAAGCTTGTTTTCTGATGAACCCTTTGATGGACAATCCTTAAGCCCGAAACAGAACATGTTGGATATTCTGAATGTGTCCGAGGGCTTCGTATTTAATTTCGAGGAGAACAATGAGGAAAATCTTTTGTTCTATGGAGAAACAGGCCTAGGAAAAACCTTTTTGACCAACTGTATCGCAAAGGCGCTCCTGGATCGGGGTAAAATTGTGATTTACCAGACTTCATTTAAGCTTTTAGAGATATTGGAAGATCTTCGATTCAATAACGATACGAAGGATCGCACAAAATACAATCTATTATTCGAGGCCGATCTTCTAATCATCGATGACCTAGGAACCGAAATGACCAATACCTTTACCAATAGTGAGATTTTTAATATTATTAACAGTCGATTATTATCGAATAAGAAAACCATCGTATCCACCAATCTCTCTCCTAAGGAAATGATGGATCGGTACGACGATCGTATATTTTCTAGACTTTTTTCTAAGTTTACCGTTTTACATTTCTACGGCAAAGATTTACGGTGGGAAACTCGATAG
- a CDS encoding GNAT family N-acetyltransferase, whose protein sequence is MIVAKGQNIYIKKLERSDVDRMHDWGRHTDPLFYCYNFPQMNQMERDYWYKTKALSFTRRCFVVFNNEDELVGYIALRNVKIFRRTSDLGIVFDPSKVNQGYGTEGIKAFLTYYFEEMKMKTLNLKVSIFNKRAQRCYEKCGFESKGIVWDEFEDQSLPIFMDDYFVPYRHFFKKEKRVLKCQFINMAITKNQYQKLLNK, encoded by the coding sequence ATGATAGTTGCAAAAGGGCAGAATATTTATATAAAAAAGTTGGAAAGAAGTGATGTAGATAGGATGCATGACTGGGGAAGACATACGGACCCCCTATTCTACTGCTATAACTTTCCACAAATGAATCAAATGGAGAGAGATTATTGGTATAAGACCAAAGCATTATCCTTTACGAGACGGTGCTTTGTCGTTTTTAATAATGAGGATGAATTGGTAGGATATATTGCTTTGAGAAATGTGAAAATTTTCCGGAGGACCAGTGACCTTGGCATTGTTTTCGATCCGAGCAAGGTGAATCAGGGCTATGGAACGGAAGGAATCAAAGCTTTTTTGACATATTATTTTGAAGAGATGAAAATGAAGACGCTGAACTTAAAGGTCTCTATTTTTAATAAAAGAGCGCAGCGCTGCTATGAAAAGTGTGGATTTGAATCCAAGGGCATTGTTTGGGATGAATTTGAAGATCAAAGTCTGCCCATTTTTATGGATGACTACTTTGTACCCTATCGACATTTTTTTAAAAAGGAAAAAAGGGTATTAAAATGTCAATTCATCAATATGGCGATTACGAAGAATCAGTACCAGAAACTCTTGAATAAATAA
- a CDS encoding YybS family protein encodes MQNNNYRKILMEALLIAVVATIFAISALQVSILPMILILIPVPFMILSYRHGHKYSIFSFIVFIVLMGVATNFNNAFYLGVIFAPMTIAMSYYLAKEKEPCVVIGAGTVATILSIAMVFKIITLVGGADIVKEISIMAEQIVNTQVDLLKSLEADIPSTESILSYLLLLIPGILMIQSLLIAMGNYYLAVNLLSRIKSLEFNRPQFSTFRLPQSFIMGSFMIVVLSYLTKYIEGIYYTSLITTVVILFMALFFIQGISVISFLIKRTNINNVVRVLLIGIIILISPLLTAVSFIGLIDSIVDIRKLERRE; translated from the coding sequence TTGCAGAACAATAATTACAGAAAGATATTGATGGAAGCTCTTTTAATAGCTGTGGTTGCTACCATATTCGCTATTAGCGCCCTTCAAGTATCTATTTTACCGATGATATTAATATTAATCCCTGTGCCGTTTATGATTTTGTCCTATCGGCATGGTCATAAATATTCTATCTTTTCTTTTATCGTATTTATAGTACTCATGGGCGTGGCAACGAATTTTAATAATGCTTTTTATTTAGGAGTTATATTTGCCCCCATGACCATTGCCATGAGCTATTATCTTGCAAAGGAGAAAGAGCCCTGCGTAGTTATAGGAGCAGGAACCGTTGCAACGATTCTATCCATCGCCATGGTTTTTAAAATAATTACACTTGTTGGCGGTGCCGATATTGTAAAGGAAATATCTATCATGGCGGAACAGATTGTGAACACACAGGTGGATCTGTTAAAATCTTTAGAAGCAGATATACCCAGCACAGAGAGTATCCTAAGCTACTTATTATTATTGATACCAGGCATACTGATGATTCAATCTCTTCTGATTGCCATGGGCAACTACTATCTGGCTGTCAATCTGTTAAGTAGAATCAAGTCCTTGGAATTTAATAGACCACAGTTCAGTACATTTCGACTGCCTCAAAGCTTTATCATGGGCTCTTTTATGATTGTTGTATTGAGCTATTTAACGAAGTATATCGAAGGAATCTATTATACCAGTCTAATTACAACCGTTGTTATATTATTTATGGCCCTATTTTTTATTCAAGGAATATCGGTCATCAGCTTTTTGATTAAAAGAACGAATATTAATAATGTAGTCCGTGTTCTATTAATCGGAATCATCATACTGATCAGCCCTTTACTAACCGCTGTTTCTTTTATAGGATTAATAGACTCCATCGTTGATATCAGGAAATTGGAACGGAGAGAATAG
- a CDS encoding peptidoglycan DD-metalloendopeptidase family protein: MENNIINKLSKIYDKIVLEMKAISSKVNKIDQTSLKGQVKKAQNKSSYKKLHNKNIDFKAYINEFKNNKNFRYKAVGAALSLSLVSGIYFQVNSSVEAYTITVDNNVIAIVREEEDFIQALEQVKSEAAEDFGQDVVLNKEPIFVQSEVKKAQITELDEIIKNIKSQIDIQLKAAAIVVNGETVAIVKDSKTAEGILADVKAPFLEKGETEYDAIEFAEKVEIVEVGAELSDIITVEEALQKIAIGTDEEKIHEVMKGENPWTIAQKYGLKMSDIEKANPGLNPQKIQIGQKLSLIVPKPLVSVRTKEYVELVEAIPFETEYEKTPSLYEGDKKITVQGENGQREVKAYLVKENGVELNMEVLEEKIISQPKTRVIAQGTKERPATMATGVFTNPTRGRLTSPFGMRWGRRHTGIDIASSKGTTVTAADAGRVSFAGRQGSYGNLVIIDHENGYQTYYAHNSKIVINKGERVYKGQKIAEMGNTGNSTGVHLHFEVRKNGTPVNPQSFVRY, from the coding sequence ATGGAAAATAACATAATCAATAAGTTAAGTAAAATTTACGACAAGATTGTGTTAGAGATGAAAGCAATTTCTAGCAAGGTAAATAAAATAGATCAGACTTCATTAAAGGGTCAAGTAAAAAAGGCACAGAACAAATCATCCTATAAAAAATTGCACAATAAAAATATAGACTTTAAAGCTTACATTAATGAGTTTAAGAACAACAAAAACTTTCGATATAAAGCTGTTGGAGCTGCCCTATCCCTTTCTTTAGTATCCGGTATATATTTTCAGGTGAATAGCTCAGTGGAAGCCTATACCATAACCGTAGATAATAATGTAATTGCTATCGTTCGGGAAGAAGAGGACTTCATACAAGCTCTAGAGCAAGTAAAAAGTGAAGCAGCAGAAGACTTTGGTCAAGATGTGGTTTTAAATAAAGAGCCAATCTTTGTCCAGTCAGAGGTGAAGAAAGCTCAGATTACAGAGTTGGATGAGATCATAAAAAACATTAAATCTCAAATAGATATTCAGCTAAAGGCAGCTGCGATTGTAGTGAACGGAGAAACAGTTGCTATTGTGAAGGATAGTAAAACGGCAGAAGGTATACTAGCCGATGTAAAAGCTCCTTTTTTAGAGAAGGGAGAAACGGAATACGATGCTATTGAATTTGCTGAGAAAGTAGAGATCGTTGAAGTTGGTGCAGAGCTGAGCGATATTATAACTGTTGAAGAGGCGTTACAAAAAATTGCAATAGGCACAGATGAAGAAAAGATTCATGAGGTTATGAAAGGCGAGAATCCTTGGACCATCGCCCAAAAATACGGTTTAAAAATGTCAGATATAGAAAAAGCAAATCCCGGCTTAAATCCACAAAAGATACAAATTGGTCAAAAGCTTAGTTTAATCGTACCAAAGCCTCTGGTATCTGTAAGAACGAAGGAATATGTAGAACTTGTAGAGGCAATTCCTTTTGAAACAGAATATGAAAAAACACCTTCTTTATATGAAGGAGATAAGAAAATAACCGTTCAGGGTGAAAACGGACAGCGTGAAGTAAAGGCATATCTTGTGAAAGAAAATGGTGTAGAGCTTAATATGGAAGTCTTGGAAGAAAAAATAATCTCCCAACCTAAAACAAGAGTTATCGCCCAAGGAACGAAGGAAAGACCTGCTACAATGGCAACCGGTGTATTTACAAACCCAACAAGGGGCAGATTGACATCACCTTTTGGCATGAGATGGGGAAGAAGACATACAGGAATTGATATTGCCTCCTCTAAGGGCACTACAGTTACGGCAGCAGATGCAGGAAGAGTATCCTTTGCAGGTAGACAGGGAAGCTATGGAAACCTAGTGATTATCGACCATGAAAATGGATACCAAACATATTATGCCCATAATAGTAAAATCGTGATAAATAAAGGGGAGCGTGTCTATAAAGGACAAAAGATTGCTGAAATGGGAAATACAGGA
- the dnaB gene encoding replicative DNA helicase: protein MEDLKLINKVPPNSIEAEQSVLGSMLLDREAIIIVLEFLRGSDFYKEAHKEIFEAMYDLFNRNEPVDLVTLTEELKKREKLDAIGGIPYLTSLASGVPITSNVRYYAEIVERKSLLRKLIKSSQDIIHLGYSSDVEVLDVIEQAQKSIYDISQDRSNEGFTHIRELLSDTFDKIEELYENKKGITGLTTGFMDLDKKLSGFHRTDLILVAARPAMGKSAFSLNLAQNAAIKAGASVAIFSLEMSKEQLMLRMLAAEAMVDLGKIQIGNLNEEEWAKIAGAMAPLSQSKIYFDDTPGISVMEMRSKCRRLKMEKGLDLVLIDYLQLMEGEGRSESRQQEIASISRNLKIMAKELDCPVIALSQLSRAPELRADHRPILSDLRESGAIEQDADLVMFLYRDEYYHPDSDKKNVGEVIIAKHRHGETGTVDLFWLGQFQKFLDYEKYRDA from the coding sequence ATGGAAGATTTGAAATTAATAAATAAAGTGCCACCGAACAGCATAGAAGCAGAGCAATCCGTTCTAGGGTCTATGTTATTAGATAGAGAAGCCATCATCATCGTTTTAGAATTTTTAAGGGGTTCGGACTTTTATAAGGAAGCTCATAAAGAAATTTTTGAGGCTATGTATGACTTATTTAATCGGAATGAACCAGTGGACTTGGTCACATTGACAGAGGAGCTTAAAAAAAGAGAAAAATTAGATGCAATCGGTGGCATTCCATACTTAACGAGCTTGGCTTCAGGTGTGCCGATTACTTCCAATGTACGATACTATGCAGAAATCGTAGAGAGAAAGTCCTTGTTGCGAAAGCTGATTAAATCTTCACAGGATATTATTCATCTAGGATACAGTAGTGATGTGGAGGTCTTAGATGTCATAGAACAGGCGCAAAAGAGCATCTACGATATTTCACAGGATCGATCCAATGAAGGCTTTACTCATATTCGAGAGCTTTTATCCGATACCTTTGATAAGATAGAAGAGCTTTATGAAAACAAAAAAGGCATCACAGGGTTGACGACGGGTTTTATGGATTTGGATAAAAAATTAAGCGGCTTTCATCGAACGGATTTAATCTTGGTTGCAGCGAGACCGGCCATGGGAAAATCTGCATTTTCTCTGAACCTAGCTCAAAACGCTGCCATTAAAGCAGGGGCTTCCGTTGCCATATTCAGTTTAGAGATGTCCAAGGAGCAATTAATGCTCAGAATGTTGGCTGCTGAAGCAATGGTGGACCTGGGAAAAATACAGATTGGAAACCTCAACGAAGAGGAATGGGCAAAAATTGCAGGGGCCATGGCGCCTCTGTCCCAATCGAAAATTTATTTTGACGATACACCGGGGATCTCCGTCATGGAGATGCGATCTAAATGTAGACGGTTAAAGATGGAAAAGGGATTGGACCTTGTTTTAATTGACTACCTGCAATTGATGGAAGGGGAAGGAAGAAGTGAGAGTAGGCAACAGGAAATCGCTTCGATTTCTAGGAACCTGAAGATAATGGCCAAAGAGCTGGATTGTCCTGTAATCGCTCTATCCCAGTTATCTCGTGCTCCGGAGCTGAGAGCAGACCATCGACCGATCTTATCGGATCTGAGGGAATCTGGAGCCATCGAGCAGGATGCCGACTTAGTTATGTTTTTATATCGTGATGAGTACTACCATCCGGACAGCGATAAAAAAAATGTAGGGGAAGTAATCATTGCAAAGCATCGTCATGGAGAAACTGGAACTGTAGACTTATTTTGGTTGGGTCAGTTCCAAAAATTCTTGGACTACGAAAAATATAGAGATGCATAG
- a CDS encoding DnaD domain protein codes for MSFIKGNTSIDLGDTPIENIFIDVYMPMTNGTFVQVYLLGYKYAFDRDPNMEVSNLSIAKHLNIPLSDVLSAWDFWESKKIIVKHPSDDGDENNYKVEFVNLKQLYIDNNYKPTYAISSEESTASQKPSTYTCSPEDLLEANKVPEIRALFVEIRKIIARELQPNEMSKIIELIKRYNVDTPLIAEAFRYSKEQGKARHILSFASGVIRNWYDQGIFTVEELNDHLGKQSQRYEIYNKVFKSLGFASRGPSEAEKKIMDSWVDQFHFTIDVILAACQNSSKTSNPSINYIHAILKSWYESGIKEVGDIERLDKIERKSTSSKPVQAANKIKTKFHLAKSRGDKYTADELEALILNNQKNKLNR; via the coding sequence ATGAGTTTTATTAAAGGAAATACCTCTATTGACTTGGGAGATACCCCCATTGAAAATATTTTTATAGATGTTTATATGCCCATGACCAACGGTACCTTTGTACAGGTATACTTACTTGGATATAAGTATGCCTTCGATCGAGACCCCAATATGGAGGTCAGCAATCTATCCATTGCAAAACATCTGAATATTCCACTGTCCGATGTTTTGTCCGCATGGGACTTCTGGGAAAGCAAGAAAATCATTGTGAAGCATCCATCGGATGATGGGGATGAAAATAACTATAAGGTTGAATTTGTTAATTTGAAGCAACTTTATATCGATAATAATTATAAGCCAACCTATGCTATTTCTTCTGAGGAAAGCACTGCCTCACAAAAACCATCGACCTACACCTGCTCTCCTGAGGACTTACTGGAAGCAAATAAGGTGCCCGAAATTCGAGCGCTGTTTGTGGAGATTCGAAAAATAATCGCAAGGGAATTACAGCCCAATGAAATGTCTAAAATCATAGAGCTGATTAAACGATATAATGTGGATACCCCTTTAATTGCAGAGGCTTTTCGCTATTCTAAGGAACAGGGGAAGGCAAGACATATTTTAAGCTTTGCGTCCGGTGTGATTCGGAACTGGTACGATCAGGGAATTTTTACAGTGGAGGAGCTCAATGATCATCTTGGAAAGCAAAGTCAGCGGTACGAAATCTACAACAAGGTCTTTAAGTCCTTAGGCTTTGCATCGAGAGGTCCTTCTGAGGCAGAAAAGAAGATTATGGATAGCTGGGTGGATCAGTTCCATTTCACCATTGATGTAATTTTAGCTGCCTGCCAAAACTCCAGCAAAACATCGAACCCTAGTATTAACTACATCCATGCCATATTAAAAAGCTGGTACGAAAGTGGCATCAAAGAAGTCGGTGACATCGAAAGACTGGATAAAATAGAACGAAAATCTACTTCCAGTAAGCCCGTTCAGGCGGCCAATAAGATAAAAACCAAGTTCCATTTAGCTAAAAGCCGAGGGGATAAGTACACCGCAGACGAGCTAGAAGCCCTCATATTAAATAACCAAAAAAATAAACTAAATCGCTAG
- a CDS encoding M1 family metallopeptidase codes for MYQIKLRKKLYLWGIVLVVFLIPVVLNFIWNTGQVQRVFNTVTQHKEIAEYTINAVFSKEDRIIRGQQHTSYENTSDNEVESIYFHLYPNAFKDSKTAPFQRGDMVRAYPNGFDKGWIKIHSVVEGKNKVDYRIMGKGDTNLRVTPKEPIKPGERIALTIDFEVKLPNAVGRMGYGENTVNIANWYPILSVFDKNGWNLEPYYAIGDPFYSKTAEYSVNFTIPEEYKLATTGNIIKVSDGNKSKTYKINANNVRDFAIVLSENFTVSKGLVEDIEVLSYTIGGQKKEEALKYGMDSLAIFNQLFGKYPYEQLSIVASDFFIGGMEYPNIVLISQELYEVKENFPLEYVIAHEVAHQWWYGIVGNNEITEPWLDEALTEYATLLYFEEKYGDTVKDEVYDKMIKKQYEALGKARKGKEDHILRSLKEFEDALEYSSIVYSKGAMFLEELRQQMGDESFIKAMREYYEAFQFKNATTEDFYNVVQKNSTSDLKDLFSEWLNK; via the coding sequence ATGTATCAAATAAAGCTGAGAAAAAAACTCTATCTATGGGGGATCGTATTGGTTGTTTTTTTAATTCCAGTGGTATTGAATTTTATTTGGAATACAGGCCAGGTACAGCGAGTTTTTAACACCGTTACACAGCACAAGGAGATCGCAGAATATACGATCAATGCTGTTTTCAGTAAGGAAGATCGAATCATTAGAGGGCAGCAACATACTTCTTATGAAAATACCAGTGACAATGAAGTAGAGAGCATCTATTTCCATTTATATCCCAATGCCTTTAAGGATAGTAAAACAGCACCTTTTCAGCGTGGTGATATGGTAAGAGCATACCCCAACGGCTTTGATAAGGGATGGATTAAGATCCACAGTGTGGTAGAAGGAAAGAATAAGGTGGACTATCGGATCATGGGAAAAGGTGACACAAATTTAAGGGTCACACCGAAGGAACCGATCAAACCGGGTGAAAGGATAGCGCTTACCATTGACTTTGAAGTAAAGCTACCGAACGCCGTAGGTCGAATGGGATATGGGGAGAACACAGTCAACATTGCAAATTGGTATCCAATTCTATCGGTATTCGATAAAAATGGATGGAATTTGGAGCCTTACTACGCCATTGGCGACCCATTCTACAGTAAAACCGCAGAATATAGTGTGAATTTTACGATTCCAGAAGAATATAAATTAGCGACTACTGGGAATATTATTAAGGTATCCGATGGCAATAAAAGTAAGACTTACAAAATTAATGCCAATAATGTAAGGGATTTTGCCATTGTATTGAGCGAGAATTTTACCGTAAGTAAAGGTTTGGTAGAGGATATAGAGGTTCTATCCTATACCATTGGTGGACAGAAAAAAGAAGAGGCATTGAAATATGGCATGGACTCTTTGGCTATATTTAATCAATTATTTGGAAAATATCCCTATGAACAATTATCCATCGTAGCCAGTGACTTTTTTATAGGGGGAATGGAATACCCCAATATTGTTTTAATTAGTCAAGAGCTTTATGAAGTAAAGGAAAATTTCCCTTTAGAATACGTAATTGCCCATGAGGTCGCCCATCAATGGTGGTATGGTATCGTCGGGAACAATGAAATTACAGAACCATGGCTGGACGAAGCATTAACGGAATATGCCACACTTCTATATTTCGAGGAAAAATACGGAGATACAGTAAAAGATGAAGTGTACGATAAAATGATCAAAAAACAGTATGAAGCGCTTGGGAAAGCTCGAAAGGGAAAAGAGGATCATATTTTAAGAAGTCTGAAGGAATTTGAAGACGCTTTGGAATATAGCAGCATCGTTTATAGTAAGGGTGCTATGTTTCTGGAGGAGCTGAGGCAGCAGATGGGAGATGAAAGTTTTATCAAGGCCATGAGAGAATATTATGAGGCCTTCCAATTTAAAAATGCCACCACAGAGGATTTTTATAATGTTGTACAAAAAAACTCAACGTCAGATTTAAAGGATCTCTTCTCTGAGTGGCTAAACAAATAA